The following are from one region of the Neurospora crassa OR74A linkage group III, whole genome shotgun sequence genome:
- a CDS encoding DNA polymerase epsilon subunit C, which yields MSGIGASSYAPRSPDLSSLYSSAGPTHQHLQTHAEVLQVPGPKPLSQQTLFSPQHQHHHLQAQSQPHLQPLPTTTTTTTTTTTIATQPFGLSANTYQDHRASQYWQNPSQYLPPRSQPDNSFSTNHYSQPQQSERPHRIPFTNNHATGVWNAQQQASQRDLHHLQNQHQYKYNQQQPQQPLQQQAYPQLFSHTQPQEHQQQQRLTRSQAQRPLQPLPSHTSNPNPPPAPEQSNIQAASSVAAQTTNTMPPKRAVAQAAQQPQPSPIQPSLVKTKFPTARIKRIMQADEEVGKVAQQTPIAVGKALELFMVQLVTKSADIARERNSKRVSAQMLKQVVESDDQWDFLREITSKIENDDKEKPAASASGRGRTKAESESEEEAQPEKKGRGGAGRGGGRGRKKSTA from the coding sequence ATGTCGGGCATTGGCGCCTCGAGCTACGCACCCAGGTCTCCAGACCTCTCATCTTTATATAGCTCCGCCGGCCCCACCCACCAACACCTGCAGACCCATGCCGAAGTCCTTCAAGTACCAGGCCCCAAACCGCTATCACAGCAAACACTTTTTTCtccgcaacaccaacaccaccacttacAAGCGCAGTCGCAACCACACCTCCAACCtctgcccaccaccaccaccaccaccacaaccaccaccaccatcgcaaCACAACCCTTCGGCCTTTCTGCGAACACGTATCAAGACCACCGCGCTTCGCAATATTGGCAAAACCCGTCGCAGTATCTCCCACCACGCTCTCAGCCCGACAACAGCTTCTCGACGAACCACTATTCGCAGCCGCAGCAATCCGAGCGCCCGCATCGCATCCCCTTCACAAACAACCACGCGACAGGGGTTTGGAACGCGCAACAGCAAGCTTCGCAACGTGATCTGCATCACCTGCAGAACCAACACCAGTACAAATAcaaccagcagcaaccgcaGCAACCATTACAACAACAGGCTTATCCGCAGCTGTTCTCACATACGCAACCGCAggagcatcagcagcagcagcgcttGACGCGATCGCAGGCGCAACGGCCCCTCCAGCCTCTTCCTTCGCATACTTCCAATCCCAACCCGCCACCAGCCCCCGAACAGTCCAATATCCAAGCTGCGTCATCCGTAGCGGCGCAGACCACCAATACGATGCCACCCAAGCGGGCCGTCGCGCAAGCTGCGCAGCAACCCCAACCTTCTCCAATCCAGCCCTCGCTCGTAAAGACCAAGTTCCCAACGGCGCGCATCAAGCGTATCATGCAGGCGGACGAAGAGGTTGGCAAGGTGGCACAGCAGACGCCGATCGCAGTGGGCAAAGCACTCGAGCTGTTCATGGTACAACTGGTGACAAAAAGTGCAGACATAGCGCGTGAGCGTAATTCGAAACGCGTATCGGCACAGATGCTCAAGCAGGTGGTGGAGTCAGATGACCAGTGGGATTTCCTACGAGAAATTACCAGCAAGATAGAGAACGACGACAAGGAAAAGCCAGCAGCCTCCGCGAGCGGCAGAGGCCGAACAAAGGCAGAGAGTGagagcgaggaagaagcccagccagaaaagaaaggtagaggaggagccgggcgaggaggagggaggggaaggaagaagtctACCGCCTAG
- a CDS encoding methionine permease, which yields MNEPTIFEQSIHSKDKDPEVGEDAIYMPEYGANGRGPSRVGEEGEEEEDFRDYVFPEERKLGTWSTAFLIFNRVVGAGIFSTPSSIIHNTNSVGATLLFWVLGGVMTFCGLAVYLEFGTAIPRSGGEKVYLERVYRKPKYLATCIFAVQFILFAISTVGSVSFSSYLLRCVLGSPDTTTTGGTAQEDATKYEGTWLNRGIAVAAITAVCLIHAFLPRLGIWLSNGLGVFKLVLLILVVCTGFAALAGNMEGESPRNFSSFDGPGDATGNGDDQTDGMGNNVAGSAAGYALALLQVLYSYGGWENANYVLSEVRDAPKTLRLAAPIAIGTVTVLYVLANIAYFAAMTKDELSKSGVVPTAIFFTRVWGPSAFTERVMPLFLALSALGNVFAQSFAMPRVKQELAKEGTLPFSRFWASDWPEQKSPTGAILLHWIFTVALILGSSTKDVYQFLSNIFTYSGNWIKVFLGVGLLYLNFTPSENWTTPENKRFHSYPVLTVFWVVGLLYTCAAPFIPNTLLTKVHFSVVPALGTGMLVIGVMYWVVWAKVLPAFGFSIQHEVVVLPDGSERVKYKRVRPRGGRSGARGRRNGGRGGGRGGGGGGGTTVVWR from the exons ATGAACGAACCAACGATATTCGAACAATCCATCCACTCGAAGGATAAGGATCCGGAGGTGGGCGAAGATGCCATTTATATGCCCGAGTATGGAGCGAATGGGAGGGGTCCGTCGCGGGTtggtgaggagggagaggaggaggaggattttaGGGATTATGTGTTTCCTGAAG AGCGAAAACTAGGAACATGGTCCACAGCCTTCCTCATTTTTAACCGCGTCGTCGGCGCCGGCATCTTCTCAACGccatcctccatcatccacaACACCAATAGCGTCGGCGCCACGCTTCTCTTCTGGGTGTTAGGTGGTGTAATGACCTTTTG CGGGCTAGCCGTCTACCTAGAATTCGGCACCGCCATCCCTCGTTCCGGCGGAGAGAAAGTTTACCTCGAACGCGTCTACCGCAAACCCAAATACCTAGCGACCTGCATCTTCGCCGTGCAATTCATCCTCTTCGCCATCTCCACCGTCGGCTccgtttccttttcctcgtaCCTCCTCCGCTGCGTCCTCGGCTCTCctgacaccaccaccaccggagGCACCGCGCAAGAAGATGCAACCAAATACGAAGGCACGTGGCTAAACCGGGGCATCGCCGTGGCAGCTATTACCGCCGTCTGCCTCATCCACGCATTCTTACCTAGGTTGGGCATCTGGCTATCCAATGGTTTGGGGGTGTTcaagctggtgctgctgatcTTGGTGGTATGTACGGGGTTTGCGGCGTTAGCGGGGAATATGGAGGGAGAAAGCCCGAGAAACTTTTCGAGCTTTGATGGGCCGGGGGATGCCACGGGGAATGGAGACGACCAGACGGACGGGATGGGGAATAATGTCGCGGGCAGTGCGGCGGGGTATGCGTTGGCGTTGTTGCAGGTTTTGTATAGTTATGGGGGGTGGGAGAATGCCAATTAT GTGTTGAGCGAAGTGAGGGATGCGCCGAAGACGTTGAGACTGGCGGCGCCGATTGCCATCGGGACGGTCACCGTCCTTTACGTCCTGGCGAACATTGCCTAT TTCGCCGCCATGACCAAAGACGAACTCTCCAAATCCGGCGTCGTCCCCAccgccatcttcttcaccCGCGTCTGGGGTCCCTCGGCCTTCACCGAGCGCGTCATGcctctcttcctcgccctctccGCGCTCGGCAACGTCTTTGCGCAATCCTTCGCCATGCCCCGTGTGAAGCAGGAGCTCGCAAAGGAAGGCACTCTCCCCTTCTCGCGCTTCTGGGCGAGCGACTGGCCCGAGCAAAAGTCGCCGACGGGCGCCATTTTGCTGCATTGGATCTTCACCGTGGCCTTGATCCTCGGATCCAGCACCAAGGACGTGTACCAGTTTCTGTCCAACATTTTTACCTACTCGGGCAACTGGATCAAGGTCTTCCTGGGGGTGGGGCTGCTGTATCTCAACTTTACGCCGAGCGAGAACTGGACGACGCCGGAGAACAAGCGGTTCCATAGTTATCCCGTCCTGACGGTGTTTTGGGTTGTCGGGCTGCTGTATACCTGTGCGGCGCCGTTTATCCCGAACACGCTGCTGACCAAGGTTCACTTTTCGGTGGTGCCGGCGCTGGGGACGGGCATGCTGGTTATCGGCGTCATGTATTGGGTGGTTTGGGCCAAGGTGTTGCCGGCGTTTGGGTTCTCTATACAGCacgaggtggtggtgttgccggATGGGAGTGAGAGGGTCAAGTATAAGAGGGTGAGGCCGAGGGGAGGTAGGAGTGGtgcgagagggaggaggaatggggggaggggaggggggagaggaggaggaggaggaggagggacgaCTGTTGTGTGGAGGTGA
- a CDS encoding phosphatidylinositol 4-kinase PIK1a — translation MSWDLLKRFLESDVFNQNPFLSVSYLSRYADHIGIHYVLCSKLRQFPYEDIEFFLPQLCHLIISIDNESMALEEFLLDLCEESVTAALLTFWLFQTYLHDLSANPQANAFKICQRVYNKVQHIVFGVSDSARNEKITENALPVTVLGSFVLASIAAPFLPHWAGPLAVAQARKPRPQVIEPVLDATPVNAAPPARAHTVTAGTTKSRRAKEARLTSSSDHQLQSNNSSPVAHRPKPKIKEPQPDSRPTSSGSSIKTPVETKRPTPFDSNVLEARLSSSSLPLPTSNANSPGLVHRPTTPALRPTTGVNRRHSHHVKTLLNQADMSRTQKMRLLKQNYFHCQTAFLTALEDISNRLVIVPKAARLSALRAELALIAQELPAEVDIPVICPPTLVNGSPSQSRHHRIVRLNPAEATVLNSAEKVPFLLMVEILREDLTFDPDSQDNQRLLTQLLVEQGTRRRIFDLSESSRIPATPRSQEPVIDSVFEPSSGDLGHSPLIKPFNDEPFAIQHNPVPGGLRHAATTGTSSTQFVDLTSTPRSSGTSGSSTPPFRRMTLQSPRNNAAADQPDFSALAIHMRTASQMLAQLDATSGKRPRHEVAAIRAKIIASMQSLEEESFEVHDSQGPTFDMIMAKASAENVINGNVATDEEIEAPLEKVESNVNPNAGLARMENDIKTGGLQRKGDRDDPSAAVFGEAWEMKKERIRKSSPYGWMKNWDLVSVIVKTGADLRQEAFACQLIRVCHKIWVEHNVPVWVKLMRILVTGESCGLIETIANGVSLHSIKRSLTLATVESGQNPRRRIATLKDHFVKAFGLPESQAYRSAVDAFKRSLAAYSIISYVLQLKDRHNGNVLIDNEGHIIHIDFGFMLSNSPGSVGFEAAPFKFTYEYLDVLGGVDSQDFADFKQLCKQAFQALRRSADNIIDLVAMMGRESKMPCFGAGISQVTTSLRARFQLQLSKDEAEQFVETDLIAKSLGSYYTRLYDTFQYRTQGIY, via the exons ATGTCTTGGGACTTGTTAAAGCGGTTCCTCGAGAGCGACGTCTTCAACCAAAACCCCTTTCTCTCCGTCTCCTACCTCTC ACGATATGCCGACCACATAGGAATTCACTATGTGCTGTGCAGCAAGCTGCGCCAGTTCCCCTACGAGGACATCGAGTTCTTCCTCCCTCAGCTCTGTCACCTTATCATCAGCATCGACAATGAGTCCATGGCCCTGGAGGAGTTTCTCCTCGACCTGTGCGAGGAGTCGGTCACAGCAGCCTTGTTG ACATTCTGGCTCTTCCAAACATACCTACACGACCTATCCGCTAATCCACAGGCCAATGCCTTCAAAATATGCCAGAGAGTGTACAACAAGGTGCAGCATATCGTCTTTGGCGTCTCCGACAGTGCAAGGAACGAGAAGATTACGGAAAACGCTTTGCCAGTGACTGTCCTAGGGAGCTTCGTTCTCGCCAGTATCGCCGCCCCGTTTCTCCCCCATTGGGCTGGCCCGCTTGCCGTCGCGCAAGCCAGAAAGCCCCGCCCTCAAGTCATCGAACCTGTGTTGGACGCTACTCCCGTCAACGCCGCCCCACCTGCTCGCGCGCATACCGTCACTGCTGGTACAACAAAATCGAGACGGGCAAAGGAGGCCCGCCTTACAAGCTCATCGGACCATCAGCTCcagagcaacaacagcagcccGGTGGCGCATcgccccaagcccaagatcAAGGAACCTCAGCCTGACTCCCGGCCGACGTCTTCGGGGTCTTCTATCAAAACGCCGGTAGAGACCAAGCGACCTACTCCTTTCGATTCCAACGTCTTGGAGGCGCGCCTTAGTTCATCTTCACTGCCTCTACCAACGTCGAATGCCAATTCTCCAGGTCTTGTACACAGGCCGACCACTCCGGCCCTGCGGCCAACGACTGGAGTGAACAGGAGGCACTCGCACCATGTCAAGACGCTCTTGAACCAAGCGGACATGAGCCGCACACAAAAGATGCGGCTACTAAAACAAAACTACTTCCACTGCCAAACAGCATTCCTGACCGCACTAGAGGATATTTCAAACCgactagtaatagtaccaAAGGCTGCACGCCTAAGTGCCCTACGCGCTGAGCTGGCTCTAATCGCTCAAGAACTCCCGGCCGAGGTCGATATCCCAGTCATCTGCCCTCCTACTTTGGTCAACGGCTCTCCTTCGCAGAGCCGACATCACAGGATAGTCCGTCTCAACCCGGCTGAGGCCACGGTACTGAACAGTGCTGAGAAAGTGCCTTTCCTGCTTATGGTTGAGATTTTGAGAGAAGATCTCACATTTGACCCGGATTCTCAAGATAATCAGAGACTTCTGACACAGCTTTTGGTCGAACAAGGAACCAGGAGGCGGATTTTTGACCTTTCCGAGTCTTCTAGGATACCAGCCACACCCCGTTCACAGGAGCCCGTCATCGATAGTGTTTTTGAGCCTTCCTCGGGGGATCTAGGGCACTCGCCACTAATAAAACCGTTCAACGACGAGCCCTTTGCCATACAGCATAACCCCGTTCCTGGCGGTCTCCGCCATGCTGCCACTACTGGGACCAGCTCGACACAATTTGTTGATCTGACGTCAACGCCTCGCAGTTCTGGCACTTCGGGATCCTCTACCCCACCTTTCAGGAGGATGACCCTCCAAAGTCCGCGCAACAACGCGGCCGCCGACCAACCTGATTTCTCTGCCCTTGCCATCCATATGCGGACAGCCTCGCAAATGTTGGCGCAGTTGGATGCAACAAGTGGCAAGCGGCCGCGTCATGAAGTGGCCGCAATCAGGGCAAAGATTATTGCCAGCATGCAGagtctggaggaggagagttTTGAAGTCCATGATAGCCAAGGGCCGACCTTCGACATGATTATGGCCAAGGCCAGTGCAGAAAACGTTATCAACGGCAATGTCGCCACGGACGAAGAAATCGAGGCTCCCCTGGAGAAGGTCGAGTCTAACGTGAATCCAAACGCCGGTCTAGCAAGGATGGAAAACGATATCAAGACAGGCGGTCTCCAGCGCAAGGGCGATCGTGATGATCCCAGCGCTGCCGTCTTCGGAGAAGCTtgggagatgaagaaggagcgtATCCGCAAGTCCTCTCCTTACGGCTGGATGAAGAACTGGGATCTCGTCAGCGTCATTGTCAAAACGGGTGCGGATCTCCGTCAGGAGGCATTCGCCTGCCAGCTGATCCGCGTGTGCCACAAGATCTGGGTAGAGCACAACGTGCCCGTCTGGGTGAAGCTCATGCGCATTCTTGTTACGGGCGAGTCGTGCGGTCTGATAGAGACCATTGCCAACGGCGTGTCGCTGCACTCCATCAAGCGCAGCTTGACACTGGCCACGGTCGAGTCCGGTCAAAACCCTAGGAGGAGGATCGCGACGCTCAAGGATCATTTCGTCAAGGCGTTCGGTTTGCCCGAGAGCCAGGCGTACAGGTCAGCTGTGGACGCGTTCAAGAGGTCACTGGCGGCGTATAGCATCATCTCATATGTGCTGCAGCTGAAGGATAGGCACAACGGTAACGTCCTTATCGATAATGAGGGGCACATCATTCACATTGACTTTGGCTTCATGCTGTCAAACTCGCCCGGTTCGGTTGGGTTCGAGGCGGCGCCGTTCAAGTTTACATATGAATATCTGGATGTGCTGGGTGGCGTGGACTCGCAGGATTTTGCAGACTTTAAGCAACTCTGCAAACAGGCTTTCCAGG CCCTCCGTCGTTCAGCAGACAACATCATCGACCTCGTCGCCATGATGGGTCGAGAATCCAAGATGCCTTGCTTTGGTGCGGGCATCTCGCAGGTAACGACCTCGCTCAGGGCAAGGTTCCAGCTGCAGCTGAGTAAAGACGAGGCGGAACAGTTTGTGGAGACGGATCTAATTGCCAAGTCGTTGGGAAGTTATTATACGCGACT TTACGACACTTTCCAGTATAGAACACAGGGTATCTACTAG
- the vad-3 gene encoding zinc finger transcription factor 1, translated as MPPADSQALNNNNNSLSSVDLNFAPAGGDTHGHPPHSDPAAFQTHPLDKLDTSNDALGSIDAAHDLVDGHYADFQFHYDDDLDGSPMTGLGSATFDDHAPDVFSTTPHAPSMDSITVQTSTYNNNGANTGNGGQRQQSMDMSESNTPDSNQNAGNSLEETVDEFGLATASSVDGSAPKGKGDKTDNTPAWSELKTKAGKERKRLPLACIACRRKKIRCSGEKPACKHCLRSRIPCVYKVTARKAAPRTDYMAMLDKRLKRMEERIIKIVPKSEQEGASTVTRAVVKPAIPGTLNNMKQANKKRGADEAFGSDLENWARGPAKTKIDAPNRTATIHIQETEESKLLLEGGDALPSKEIQEHLAEVYFENIYGQAYHLLHKPSFMRKLKAGALPPVLILSVCAIAARFSHHPKLNSSPNFLRGEEWAAAARDIVTKRYEWPNITILTCLLILGLHEFGTCHGGRSWSLGGQAIRMAFALQLHKDLEHDPVRQAGNTQLSFIDREIRRRTMWACFLMDRFNSSGTDRPTFIREETLRVPLPIKEKNFQYDMPGPTETLSGEVLGPLLEDQDASMARDNLGVAAWMIKAISLWGRIINYLNQGGRELDPHPMWSPESGYAKLIKQTEDILTDLPDSLLYTPDNLHLHETDNMANQFLFLHIAIQQNILFMNRFAVSSPRGQPDQEIPKAFVTKAGAKAFAAANRVSELLKDAESHFVTAPFTGYCAFLSSTVHIFGIFSGNPTLEATSKRNLATNVKFLSKMKKYWGMFHWMSENLREQYRTCADAARQGTPANENPTSIFQYGDWFDRYPHGVSQSDFLDPAIYKKKEKGDDAVLEQKPELHTVEEFFTTLSPQAGGGDGGSVNGSTASRQQQQAQQQQQLKRKAMTRKISGLPQQNHPNGPDPIQAEFSPHQQQHPPPTAEQIHAARLQHQRNFSGAGPSPIQTSGPPGSFNSLSVQAQQQAHFSPVSPVGVSHAHLSHHHPGSFFPPDPFSLPAHLGAAHAHGMSHLDRQLVFGAYGGPTSAGLHHEPGLVGGGGGGSGGGGAGGWGGGHDSENGRDGPDGLHAAFSNEPSSAWFMPFNMEPPEIGGDTLGGLGGALGGGGLDSFAGMFGVGAGGGGGGGGGGGMGGMHHGH; from the exons ATGCCACCGGCCGATTCGCAAgctctcaacaacaacaacaacagcctttCGTCCGTCGACCTCAACTTTGCGCCCGCTGGCGGTGACACACACGGTCACCCGCCGCACTCCGACCCTGCCGCCTTCCAAACCCACCCTCTCGACAAGCTGGATACCTCCAATGACGCGCTGGGCAGCATTGATGCTGCCCACGACTTGGTCGATGGCCATTATGCCGATTTCCAGTTTCACTATGACGACGACCTAGATGGCTCGCCCATGACCGGCCTCGGCTCCGCTACTTTCGACGACCATGCCCCTGATGTGTTCTCGACTACTCCCCACGCGCCGTCCATGGACTCGATCACGGTACAGACCTCGacctacaacaacaatggCGCTAACACCGGGAACGGCGGACAGCGGCAGCAGAGCATGGACATGTCCGAAAGTAATACCCCGGATAGTAATCAAAATGCCGGTAATTCGCTTGAGGAAACAGTGGATGAATTTGGCCTTGCGACTGCTAGCTCGGTTGATGGCTCGGCGCCAAAGGGCAAGGGGGACAAAACGGACAATACGCCCGCATGGAGCGAGCTCAAGACAAAAGCCGGAAAGGAACGAAAGCGTCTTCCACTGGCTTGTATAGCATGTCGACGCAAGAAGATCCGGTGTTCCGGCGAGAAACCCGCGTGCAAGCACTGTCTCCGATCGCGAATCCCGTGTGTCTACAAGGTCACAGCTCGCAAGGCCGCACCACGAACCGACTACATGGCTATGTTGGACAAGCGATTAAAGCGAATGGAGGAACGGATTATCAAGATCGTACCAAAATCTGAGCAGGAGGGTGCCTCTACCGTTACCAGGGCCGTGGTCAAGCCTGCCATCCCGGGGACATTGAACAACATGAAGCAAGCCAACAAGAAGCGCGGCGCTGACGAAGCATTCGGCTCAGACTTGGAAAATTGGGCTCGCGGGCCTGCAAAGACCAAGATTGACGCGCCAAACCGGACTGCTACGATCCACATCCAGGAGACCGAGGAAAGCAAGCTATTGCTGGAAGGCGGGGATGCGTTGCCATCCAAGGAAATACAAGAACACCTTGCCGAAGTTTACTTTGAAAACATATACGGACAGGCCTACCACCTTCTTCACAAACCGAGCTTCATGAGGAAGCTAAA GGCCGGCGCTTTACCCCCCGTCCTAATTCTCTCTGTCTGCGCCATTGCGGCACGTTTCTCGCATCATCCCAAACTGAACTCAAGTCCCAATTTCCTCCGCGGCGAAGAGTGGGCGGCCGCAGCCCGCGACATAGTGACAAAGAGATATGAATGGCCCAATATCACCATTCTCACATGTCTGCTCATATTAGGTTTACACGAGTTTGGCACATGTCATGGTGGCCGTAGCTGGTCATTGGGTGGCCAGGCCATCCGTATGGCCTTTGCACTGCAGCTTCACAAAGACCTGGAGCACGATCCCGTACGACAAGCAGGGAACACACAACTCAGCTTCATCGATCGCGAGATCCGAAGGAGGACCATGTGGGCATGTTTTCTAATGGATCGCTTCAACTCTTCAGGCACAGACCGGCCCACGTTCATAAGGGAGGAGACGTTACGGGTCCCGCTGCCTATCAAGGAAAAGAACTTCCAGTACGACATGCCAGGCCCAACAGAAACCCTGAGTGGCGAGGTGCTGGGACCACTTTTAGAAGACCAAGATGCTTCAATGGCCAGAGATAACTTGGGTGTTGCGGCCTGGATGATAAAGGCAATCTCTCTCTGGGGTAGAATTATCAACTATCTCAACCAAGGAGGCAGAGAGTTGGATCCTCATCCTATGTGGAGTCCCGAATCCGGTTACGCTAAACTCATCAAACAGACAGAGGATATTCTGACCGATTTGCCCGACTCTTTACTATACACACCCGACAATCTACACCTGCACGAAACTGACAACATGGCCAACCAATTTCTGTTTCTTCACATCGCGATTCAACAGAATATCTTGTTCATGAATAGATTCGCTGTCTCGTCCCCTCGGGGTCAACCGGACCAGGAAATCCCCAAGGCTTTTGTGACGAAAGCAGGCGCCAAAGCATTCGCTGCTGCTAACAGGGTATCAGAGCTGTTGAAGGATGCTGAATCACACTTTGTGACTGCGCCCTTTACAGGATATTGTGCCTTCCTGTCCAGTACCGTGCACATCTTTGGAATTTTTTCGGGTAACCCAACGCTAGAGGCAACATCGAAGCGCAACCTGGCTACCAACGTCAAGTTCCTATCCAAGATGAAGAAGTACTGGGGCATGTTCCACTGGATGTCAGAGAACCTACGGGAGCAGTACCGGACCTGTGCCGATGCTGCCAGGCAGGGTACACCCGCAAACGAGAACCCGACATCCATCTTCCAATACGGCGACTGGTTTGACCGTTATCCCCACGGTGTCTCGCAGTCCGACTTTCTCGACCCCGCCATctacaagaagaaggagaaaggcgACGATGCAGTTCTGGAACAGAAGCCCGAGCTGCACACAGTCGAGGAGTTCTTCACCACGCTCTCCCCACAAGCTGGCGGCGGGGACGGGGGTAGCGTGAACGGATCAACAGCATCacgacagcagcaacaagcccaacaacaacaacaactcaaaCGCAAAGCCATGACACGCAAAATCAGCGGCCTACCACAGCAGAACCATCCCAACGGCCCCGACCCCATACAAGCCGAATTCTCcccacatcaacaacaacaccctccACCAACCGCCGAACAAATCCACGCTGCTCGCCTGCAACACCAACGCAATTTCTCCGGCGCCGGCCCCTCACCCATCCAAACCAGCGGTCCACCCGGTTCTTTCAACTCCCTCTCCGTCCAAGCTCAACAACAAGCGCACTTCTCCCCCGTCTCCCCCGTCGGTGTCTCCCACGCCCACctttcccaccaccaccctggctccttcttccctcccgACCCCTTCTCTCTCCCCGCCCACCTCGGCGCCGCTCACGCCCACGGCATGAGCCACCTGGACCGCCAGCTCGTCTTTGGCGCTTACGGCGGTCCCACATCTGCCGGCTTACACCATGAGCCAGGGCTggtaggcggcggcggcggcggcagtggtggtggtggcgctgggggttggggaggggggcatGATAGTGAGAATGGGAGGGATGGGCCAGACGGGTTACATGCAGCGTTCTCGAACGAGCCGAGCTCGGCGTGGTTCATGCCGTTTAATATGGAACCGCCGGAGATTGGGGGGGATACGCTGGGCGGTCTTGGAGGAGCATTAGGCGGTGGGGGGTTGGATAGTTTTGCCGGGATGTTTGGGGTGGGTGCtggcggaggtggtggcggtggtggtggtgggggaaTGGGAGGGATGCATCATGGGCATTAA